The window AGCAGGGTAGCTTCTTGGTCCTAGGAGCCAGCCGCGAACAAAATACCCGTCAGTGGCGCTATGCCCAAGATAGTCTGCGCCATCCAGATTGGAGCATCAGCGGTAGCATGACCACCCGGGGCACCCTCTATGCCGAACTGCTGAGCCAAGAACCCTGGCCGCTTTCTTATCTGCTAGCAGCCCTACACCATCACTGTGACGCACCCCCTTGCACCCTGCCGACTGACCTACCCCAGTCTCCACGCTTTCGAGCTAGTTGGTTGACCCGATTCAGCTATGGATTGGGTCAAATGTGGCTGCATCCGATTATTGACTATTCCCTACCGCCCGATCAGGTCTACGATACCCTATCGTCCCAACGGGCCTTAGACACAGTCTTTCCTTCCCCTGGTGCTGCCCAGATCCTGATGATTGTTCCCAACTACGCTGCTGCCGGCATTGAGCGAGAGAACGAAGATAACTTTCTCGCCCCCGCCGCCTATCGCTACTGGCATCGGGGAGAACAGCGTATCCTCACCGGAGGGGAATACCATGCTTACCTGCTGTATCAATATCTAAACCATCGTATGGTGATTCCTATTCCTGATGTTTGGATGATGATCCTAGCCGCCGTCGTTGGCAAAGGGGTGAGGTTGATCCTCCCCACCGATCGTCGTTCTGCCCTGCTGCACCTCAGCGGAGGTACGTTCCTATACAGCTTCGCCAGCCTGGCGCTGTATGCGTCCAGTGCAGCGATCGCTCTCCCGATCCTCACCCCTAGTCTTGTCGTTTGGCTGATCGCCCTGCGACCCACCTCTCGCACCTAAGCGTTTTTCACTATCCCTAACCTAGGGATGCCACTAATTACAACCTATACTCAGAGAACACCATGTTTTACCCTCGCTTTTTATCCTACCTGCTGACCAGCTTGCTGGGAACCACCATCAGCCTCTTTCTAAGCGTCGCCGCTCAGGCTAGCAGTCCTGAATCTGACCTGTCTCCCCCACGCCTAGGATGGCGCAACCTCCTCAACCTTTTCACCCAAGAACCTCCAGAACCGCCCAACAACGGTGGCTCTCGTCCTCTCAATATCAATAACCTATGTTGGATTGCTCCTGTGAGCCAGTCAGATGCTGCAGTAGTAGGGAGCGATCGCCCTACCTTAACCTGGTATAGCCCCAACGACATCATCACCCAAGTGCAACTCACGCCCACCGATCATCGCCATCCACCCCTAATCTACGATATTTCTGCTGACCAGCATAAACTCAATACTGACCTATCGATCTATCAATTTACCCCTGAGCATCCCCTAGAAGCTGGTGTTACCTATGAGTGGCAGATGTATCAAGCCATACCAGGACAAACCGACCTGGGAGCCCCCCTCCCGTACGTGGAACGGATCCGGGTGATGACAACCGAGGAAAGCGATCGCCTTGCGGCTGACTTGGCTCGACAGGAACAAAACCAGATCGCCCAAGG of the Leptolyngbya sp. CCY15150 genome contains:
- a CDS encoding DUF928 domain-containing protein, with the translated sequence MFYPRFLSYLLTSLLGTTISLFLSVAAQASSPESDLSPPRLGWRNLLNLFTQEPPEPPNNGGSRPLNINNLCWIAPVSQSDAAVVGSDRPTLTWYSPNDIITQVQLTPTDHRHPPLIYDISADQHKLNTDLSIYQFTPEHPLEAGVTYEWQMYQAIPGQTDLGAPLPYVERIRVMTTEESDRLAADLARQEQNQIAQGMVGEAAVLQRSAFFGQRGLWAEMWTILLSQSEPSEELEQAISDTITSLCGLPEQERT